From Nomascus leucogenys isolate Asia chromosome 15, Asia_NLE_v1, whole genome shotgun sequence, a single genomic window includes:
- the LOC100602115 gene encoding LOW QUALITY PROTEIN: mas-related G-protein coupled receptor member X3 (The sequence of the model RefSeq protein was modified relative to this genomic sequence to represent the inferred CDS: inserted 2 bases in 1 codon; deleted 1 base in 1 codon), with amino-acid sequence MMTFAYLAGLSMLSTVSTERCLSILWPIWYCCRRPRNLSTVMCALLWAPSLLLSTLEGKFCGFLISDGDYGWCWTFDFITAVWLIFLFFIFVVVLCESSLVLLVRILCGSLHILLTRLXVTILLTVLLFLICSLPFSIKWFLLFWTLMDFDVFLCHLHPVSDVLSSLNSSANPIIYVFMGSFRQRQNWQNLKLVLQKSLQDTPEVDEGGGRLPQETLGLSGSRLEQ; translated from the exons ATGATGACCTTTGCCTACCTTGCAGGCCTGAGCATGCTGAGCACCGTCAGTACCGAGCGCTGCCTGTCCATCCTGTGGCCTATCTGGTACTGCTGCCGCCGCCCAAGAAACCTGTCAACAGTCATGTGTGCCCTGCTCTGGGCCCCATCCCTGCTGCTGAGCACCCTGGAAGGGAAGTTTTGTGGCTTCTTAATTAGTGATGGTGACTATGGTTGGTGTTGGACATTTGATTTCATCACTGCAgtgtggctgattttttta ttttttatttttgttgtggttCTCTGTGAGTCCAGCCTGGTCCTGCTGGTCAGGATCCTCTGTGGCTCCCTGCACATCCTGCTGACCAGGCT TGTGACCATCCTGCTCACAGTGCTGCTCTTCCTTATTTGCAGCCTGCCCTTTAGCATTAAGTGGTTCCTATTATTCTGGACCCTCATGGATTTTGATGTCTTCCTTTGTCATTTGCATCCAGTTTCAGATGTCTTGTCCTCTCTTAACAGCAGTGCCAACCCCATCATTTACGTCTTCATGGGCTCCTTTAGGCAGCGTCAAAATTGGCAGAACCTGAAGCTGGTTCTCCAGAAGTCTCTGCAGGACACACCTGAGGTGGATGAAGGTGGAGGGCGGCTTCCTCAGGAAACCCTGGGGTTGTCGGGAAGCAGATTGGAGCAGTGA